TCCCGACCGAGGAGAGCCGCACCGATGATCGACTTCACCGCCACCCGCGCGCTGTTTCATATCCCCAAGGGCGTGATCTATCTCGACGGGAATTCCCTGGGCCCCCTGCCGAAGGCCGCCGAGGCGCGCATCGCCAAAACGGTGCGCGACGAATGGGGCCAGATGCTGATCGGCGGGTGGAACGACGCGAGCTGGATGGCCCAACCAGCTCGTCTTGGCAACCGGCTCGGCTGCCTGATCGGGGCAGAACCGGGCTGCGTGACGGTGGGGGACACGCTGTCGCTCAAGGTCTACCAGGCGCTCGCCGCCGCGCTGGAGATGCGCCCCGACAGACGGGTCATTCTCAGCGATACCGGCAACTTCCCGACCGATCTTTACATGGCCGAAGGGCTGATCGATACGCTGGGCCGCGGTCATCAGCTGGTCACCGCTCCCCCCGAGGAGGTCGAAACGCATCTTGGCCCCGATGTCGCCGTGCTGATGCTGACCGAGGTGGATTACCGCACCGGGCGGCGCCACGACATGGCGCGCCTGACGCGCGCCGCGCATGAGGCGGGTGCGCTGACGCTTTGGGATCTGGCGCATTCGGCAGGCGCCCTGCCCGTGGACTTGGCCGGTGCGGGGGCCGATTTCGCGGCCGGCTGCACCTACAAGTATCTCAACGCCGGCCCAGGTGCACCCGCTTTCCTCTATGTCGCGCCCCGCCACGCCGCGACCGCCCGCCCCGCCCTCTCGGGGTGGCTCGGCCATGCGGCACCCTTCGCCTTCGAGCAAAGCTATCGTCCGGGCGAGGGCATCGCGCGGATGCGCGTGGGCACGCCGCCGGTGTTGCAGATGGCCGCGCTGGAGGCTGCACTCGACATCTGGGAGGGGGTCGACATGGCGGCCCTGCGCGCACGGTCCGTCGCCCTGTCCGAGCGCTTCATCGCCGAGGTGGAGGCGCGCTGCCCCGACCTGAACCTCGTGTCGCCCCGCGCCCCCAGCCTTCGCGGGAGCCAGGTGTCGTTCCGCTTTGCCGAGGGCTATGCCGCGATGCAGGCGCTGATCGCGCGCGGCGTGATCGGCGATTTCCGCGCGCCCGACATCATGCGCTTCGGCATCGCGCCGCTTTACATCGGCGAGGCCGAAATCGTGCGGGCCGCGGAAATCCTCGGCGAGGTGATGGAGAACCGGCTTTGGGACGCGCCCGCTTACCGCGTCCGCGCGGCGGTCACCTGACCCGGCCGCGTCCGCGCGGCGGTCACCTGACCCGGCCGCGTCTGCGCCGGGCGCGCCGGGGCGACGGCGCAGCCGCCTACCGGGTGCTTTACGATGCGGTGCATCAGGGAACGTCCGGCGCCTACGGCCCCGAAGAGCGCGCGGCGTGGGCGCCCTCGCCCGACCCCGTGCCGGGCTGGGAGCAGCGCCTGCTCGCCGCCACGACGATCTTGGCCGAGGCGCGCGGCCGGCTCTTCGGCTTCATGACGCTGGCCCCCGACGGTCATCTGGAATTTGCCTACGTCGCCCCCAGCCACATGGGCCGGGGTGTCGGGAGCGCCCTTCACGCCGCGGTACTGGATGCCGGCCGCGATGCCGGACTCGACATGCTGACAACCGAGGCGAGCCTCGTCGCCCGCCCGTTCTTAGCGCGGCGCGGCTGGTGTGAAACCGGACGGCAGAGCGTGATCCGGAACGGCGTGGCGCTGACCAATTTCCGAATGGAACGGACGGTCGGGGCAGGTCTCGCCAGTCAAGGACGCCCCGCCTCGGACTAGTCGATTTCCCCGATCTCGAGATTGTCCCTTTGACCGGCATGGGCCGCGAAGGCGCGGATCAGCGGCAAGGGGTCGATATCGGGGCGTGGTTGCAGCCAGGATCGGTCGGCAAGGATACCGTCGCTCGGCAGGTTCTCGTCGGAAATCTGGCCCATTTCCCAATCCGGGAAGAACCGCTCGTCGATCGTGCCCCGAGCCAGAATCATGAACCCCTTGTGCCGCCGGTCCCTTTGAATGCGGGCGACCATGCGCGTCAGGGGACCGCTCGGCCCTTCGAGGTATTGCAGGAAACAGCCCCGATCGACGTGCAGGAAGCCGGTCAATCCCTCCTTGGGATTGTTGCGCACACTCTGCGCGAGGATGTCGACCACCGTCTTCTCGTCGAGTGGCTTGCGGGCGGCACTGCGATACAAAACGAAATGAAGTTCCATGGGACTGCCTACTCTGGGTCCTCCGGGATTCTCCGGGAAGTCACACGTCGGGTGGGCGAGCGCGCCGACCATTTCATGCGATCGCCCGTTGCGGCCTCAACCACCCGCTGTTCAAGGATCGGCGACGGCCGTTCAGCGCCCCCCGTTGCCGGACGGGTGCGGCGACGGTGCTCGACGGAAAGAGGTCTCTTCTTGTGTCTTGCATCATTGACACCATGGCCTGGATCAAGAGGCGCTCCCGCCCGGCGTCGGCATTGTACGACGCGAGGAGAATCATTTCCGGTCGGAGAACCCTATCGTCTGAGGGGTTAACCGGGCCTTGCTGCCAGAGGCGGACCTTTTGTCAGGCCGTGCGCAAGACCGCCGCGCGCTCACCACCCGCCCACGCCGCGACGGCCCGGCCGAACGCCTCGAACAGCGGGCGCGAGACTGGGTCGCAGGCGGCCTTGTATTCGGGGTGCCATTGCACCGACAACGCGAAGCCAGGGGCGTCCTCGATGCGGATCGCCTCGGGCGTGCCGTCGGGAGCCAAGCCCTCGATGACCACCCTGTGGCCCGGCGTCTTGATCCCCTGCCCGTGCAGCGTGTTGGTCATCACCTCGGTCGCCCCGAGGATGCGGTGGAACACACCGCCCTCGGTCAGCGTCACCTTGTGGCGAAGTGCGAATTTCTCTTCAAGCGTGCCGTCGGGCAGCATCCGGTGGTTCAACCGTCCCGGCAGGTCGCGGATTTCGGGGTGCAGAGTGCCACCCATCGCCACGTTGACCTCCTGGAAGCCGCGGCAGATCGCGAAGAAGGGCTGACCGCGATCCACCAGCGCACGGATCAGCGGCAGCGCGATAGCGTCTCGCGCCCGGTCGAAGGCGCCGTGCGCCTCGGTCGCGGCCTCGCCGTATTCCTCGGGGTGGACGTTGGGCCGCCCGCCGGTGAACAGGAAGCCGTCGAAGCTGTCCAGCAGTTCCGGCACCGTCACGAAGCGAGGATCGGCGGGGATCAGCAGCGGCATCGCCCCCGCGACCTCGGCCACCGCCTCGGCATTCATCGTGCCCCCGGCATGGGCCGGGTACTGGTCATTGATCAGGTACTGGTTGCCGATGATGCCAACCCGGGGGCGCGTCATGAAGGTCCTCGTGACTGGAGTTCGCCTCACGATATAGGGCTTTTCGACGCGGGTGAAGGGGCGGTCCCATGCAGACGCCCCCTGCGACAGCGCACGGAGCAGAACCGCACGCTGTCCCAGTCCTTCGCCCATTTGCGGCGCCAGGCAAAGGGCCGGCCGCAGGAGGCGCAGGTCTTGGTCGGCAAATCTGCCTTGCGGCGCATTTTCGGCACAAACAACTCCCGTTCGGGTCAGGCCAACCGGCTGATCACCACCTTGACCTCGGGTCGCTTGCCGATCTCGTTCTCGGCGGTGCGGCGCGCGATGATGCGCAGGTCCTTTTCCAGGAGGTCGTCGTCGGTCAGCACCTTGTCGTCGGCCCGCGACAGGAACCGGTCCAGGGCCTGTTCCAGCAGCTCGGACAGCGCCGCCCCCCCCGGCACGGTCTCGGGCAGGCCCATGAGGTCTACCCAGGGCTCGCCCAGCGGTTCGTCGTCCTCGTCGAGCATCACCGACACCGTCAGGTGGCCGTTCAGCGCCATGCGGATGCGGTCGCGCACCACGCCGTCCAGCGCGCCGATCTGCGCCTTACCGTCGAGATACGTCCGCCCGGCCTCGACATGTTCGGCGACCTTCGGCGTCTTTCCCGTGAGATCCAGCATCGTGCCGTTCGGCGCCAACACCGCCGGCAGCCCGTTTTCCTCGGCCAGCTTGACATGCTCGCGCAAGTGCCGGTGCTCGCCATGCATCGGCACCACGACCTCCGGCTTCATCAACTGGTGGATCTGCGACAGGTCGGGCCGGTTGGCATGACCCGAAACGTGGTAGAGATCGGCGCTGTCATCGACCACGTCGACCCCCATTTCGGAAAACGCGTTGACGATGCGCAGCACGTCACGCTCGTTGCCCGGGATGGTCTTGGACGAGAACAGGAACAGATCGCCCTCCTTCAGGTCCAGCCCCATGTACTTGCCGCGCGATAGCTGCGCGGAGGCCGCGCGGCGTTCGCCCTGGCTGCCGGTGACGATCAGCATCAGGTTCTCGCGCGGGATGTCGGCGGCCTGTTCGGGGCTGATCGTGGTCGGGAAATCGGTCAGAACGCCCGATTCCACCCCGGCCTCGATCATCCGCCGCATCGCGCGGCCCATCAAGCAGACCGAGCGGCCCGCATCGCGGCCCGCCTCGGCCAGCGTCCGGACCCGCGCGATGTTCGAGGCGAAGGTGGTCGCCACGACCATGGCGGGCGCCCGTTCGACGAGTTGCCGGATCGCCGGACCCAGAGTCGCCTCGGACCGGCCCGGATGGGGCGAGAAGACATTGGTGGAATCGCAGGTCAGCACCTTGATGCCGGGCTTCGCCACCTCGGCCCAAAGCGCCCGGTCGAAGGGCTCGCCCACGAGCGGCGTAAGGTCCAACTTGAAGTCGCCGGTATGCACGATGCGGCCCGCCGGGCAATCGATCACCATCGACGAGCTTTCCGGGATCGAGTGCGACACCGGCAGGAAAGCCACCTCGAACGGGCCGGCCTCGACCCGGTAGGGCCAGCGGTCGACCACCGTCACCTGCTCGGGGTCCTGGCCGCGCTCCTCCATCTTGCGCGCGGCGTGATTGGCGGTGAAGGGCCGGGCATAGACCGGCGCTCCGAGCCGCCCCCAGGCGAGCCCAAGCGCGCCGACGTGGTCCTCGTGCGCATGGGTGATGAAGATCGCCTCCAGCCGGTCGCGGCGTTCCTCCAGCCAGGCGATGTCGGCATAGATCAGATCGACGCCGGGCGTGGTGTCCATGTCGGGGAAGGTCACGCCGATATCGACGAGGATCAGCCGCTCCTTCCCCGGCGCGCCATACCCGTAGACATAGGCATTCATCCCGATTTCCCCGGCGCCGCCGAGGGGAAGGTAGATCAGTCGTTCTTTGCCGCTCATGCTGCCCCGTTCGCTTTGTTGTAGGCGTGAATCACGGTCAGACCGTGCATGGTAAGGTCGTCCTCGACGGTGTCGAACAGCACGTCGCCCTGCGCGAAAAGCGGCGCGAGGCCCCCGGTACCGACGATCCGCATCGGCGCGTCGTATTCGCCGCGGATGCGGGTGCAGATCTCGCGCACCAGCCCGACATAGCCCCAGAACACGCCCGACTGCATGCAGGCCACCGTGTTGGTGCCGATCACCGCCTGGGGTTTGGTCACATCCACATGCGGAAGCGCCGCGGCAGACATGTGCAGCGCCTCCAGCGACAGGTTCACCCCCGGCGCGATCACGCCGCCGACATACGCCCCGTCATGGGCCACCACGTCGAAGGTGGTCGCGGTGCCGAAATCCACCACGATGAGGTCACCGCCGTGGCGGTTGTGGGCGCCGGCGGCGTTCACCAGGCGGTCGGGGCCGACATTGGTGCCGGCATCCACCCTGGGCGGCCGGGGCAACAGGCATTCGGGCTTGCCCACGACCAAGGGGCGCGCGCCGAAATAGCGGTCGGCAAAGACCCGCAGGTTGAAGACCACACGCGGCACGGTGGAGGAGATGATGACGTCGGTGATCTCCGCCTCGATCCGGTGATGCGCGATCAGCGTCGAGAACCAGGTGAAATACTGGTCGGCGGTGCGGGTGTGCTCGGTGGCGGTGCGGAGCGTGCAGAGAAACCGCGCACCATCCCAGATCGAGAAGACGGTGTTGGTGTTGCCGCAATCGATGCAAAGAAGCATGGTCGCCCCGTCAGAAGAAGACATCGGCCGCGGCAATGGCGCGCGGCCCATCCGAAGTCTCTAGGACAAGCTGACCGTCCTCGTCCACCGTGACGAAGGTGCCGGCGATCTGTTCATTGCTGGTGCGCGCGGTGATCGTGCGGCCCCGCCGCGCCGCACGCTCCAGCCAGGCGGCACGCAACGGGCCGAAGCCATGTGCGCGGAAGAACGCGCCCTGGTGGGCCAGGTGTTCGGCGAGGAAGGCGAGGAATTCCAACGGGTCGACGGGTTCGCCGGTGACCTCCGCCAGGGTCGCAGGCCGCGGCGCGCCGGGCTCCAGCGCGACATGCGTGGGCGCGGTGTTGAGGTTCACCCCGATCCCGATGGCCAGCCGCGCGACGGGCCCGCCGGCCCCGTCCGCTTCAAGCAGGATGCCGGCGAGCTTGCCCCCTTTCAGCAGCACATCGTTCGGCCATTTCAGCGTGACAGCGTCGCGATTTAGGACGTAGGCCGTAAGCGTCGCATACAGCGCGTAGGACGCCACGAAGGAATAGAGCGCCGCCTGCGCCGGCCCGCAGCCCGGGTCCATCACCAACGTCGCCGACAGGTTTCCCTCGGGCGCAGCCCACGTCCGGCCGCGGCGCCCCACGGCGGCGGTCTGGCGGCGCGCGGCGATCCAGGTCGGGCGCGCCAGCGGCCCGCGGCGGCGCGCCTCGGCCATTGTGCTGTCGGTCTCGTCGAGCAAGATCAGGTCGTGGCCGGCCGGCCAGTGCCAGCCGCCCTGCCCGGCCGCCGCCTCAATTGACAAGGGTTTCCGCCGCGCTCAGCGCCAGCCCCTCGACCCCAAAGAGGTTGACGACCCCCGCCACCATCGCGAAGGCCGAGATCATCAGCACGCCCCAAAGCACCGGCGGCATCCGGCTGTCGAGCCGCGGATCGCCTTCCTCGCCGAAATACATGTAGAAGACGATGCGCAGGTAGTAGAAAGCGCCCACCACCGAGGCGATGACACCCGCGACCGCCAGCCAGATCAGCCCGGCATCGACCGCGGCCCGGACCACGTAGAACTTGCCGAAGAAGCCTACCAGCGGCGGCACGCCGGCAAGGCTGAACAGCAGCACCAGCATCGCCAGCGCCTTCAGCGGTTCGGTGGCCGACAGCATGTTGAGGCTGCGGATATCGGTGACCGGTTGGCCGTCCTTCTGCATGCTGAGGATGAAGGCGAAGGTGCCGACGCTCATGGTCACGTAGATCGCCATGTAGATCAGCATCGCCTGCACGCCGAGCGCCGTTCCGGCTGCCAGCCCCATCAGCGCGTAGCCCATATGCGCGATCGAGGAATAGGCCATCAGCCGCTTGATGTTGCGCTGGCCGATGGCGGCCACCGCCCCCAGTGCCATCGACAGCAGCGACAGCACCGCCACGACCTGCCCCCAGTCGCCTGGCACCGCGCCGAACGCGTCGTGCAGGATTCGCGCGAACAGGCCCATCGCCGCCATTTTGGGCGCGGCCGAGAAGAAAGCCGTGACCGGCGTCGGCGCGCCCTCGTAGACATCGGGCGTCCACATGTGGAACGGCACCGCCGAGACCTTGAACGCCAGACCGGTGATCATGAAGACCAGCCCGATCAGAAGCCCGATCGGCATGTCCCCCTCGTTCAGCGTGGACAGGATTCCCGAGAACAGCGTGGTGCCCGCATAGCCGTAGGTCAGCGAGGCGCCATAGAGCAGGAGGCCCGAGGAGAGCGCGCCGAGTATGAAATACTTCAAGCCCGCTTCCGTCGACCGGAGGCTGTCACGCCGCAGCGACGCGACCACGTAGAGCGCGAGCGATTGCAGCTCGAGCCCCATGTAGAGCGTCATCAGGTCATGGGCCGAGACCATCAGCATCATGCCGATCACCGCCAGCGTGACGAGGATGGGGAATTCGAACAGCAGGGAGCGCGACCGCTGCATGTGCTCGACGCTCATCAGAAGCACGGCCCCGGCAGAGACAAGAATGATCACCTTGGCGAAGCGGGCAAAACCATCGTCCACGATGGCGCCGCCAAAGGCAGCGCGCGCCTCGCCTGCGGTTACCCCTGTCCAAGCGGCCAGCGCGAAGAACAGGCCTGCGGTTACCCAGACCAGCAAAGGGGCGGCGCGGTCCTTCACCGTGTAAACGCCGACGAGCAGCGCAAGCATCGCGTAGACCGCAAGGGCGAGTTCCGGCAGGACGACGGTCAGGTCGGTCGTGATCATCGCGTTCCCCTCAGTTCTGCGCGAGCCGCGTCGCGGCCTCGGCCTCGATCAGCGCGGTCTGGTAGTTCGACAGCAGCGCCTCGACCGAGGGCCCGATGATGTCGGTCACCAGCGCGGGATAGACACCCAGCAGCAGCGTCATCGCCACCAGCGGCGCGAAGATCGCGCGTTCCCGCAGGTTCATGTCCTTGATGGCGCGCAAGCTCTCCTTGATCAGGTCGCCGAACACCACCCGGCGGTAGAGCCACAGCGCATAGCCCGCCGACAGGATCACCCCGGTGCAGGCTACCGCAGCGACCCACGTGTTGACCTGGAACACGCCCGCCAGCGTCAAGAACTCGCCGACGAAGCCCGATGTGCCCGGCAGGCCGACATTCGCCAGCGTGAACAGCATGAACACGAAGGCATAGACCGGCATCCGGTTGACGAGGCCGCCATAGGCGTCGATCTCGCGGGTGTGCATCCGGTCGTAGATCACGCCGACACAGAGAAACAGCGCACCCGAGATAAAGCCATGGGAAATCATCTGGAAGATCGCGCCATCGACGCCCTGCTGGTTCGCGGCGAAGATGCCCATGGTCACGAACCCCATGTGCGCGACCGAGGAATAGGCGATCAGCTTCTTCATGTCGTTCTGGGCGAGCGCCACCAGCGAGGTGTAGACGATGGCAATGGCCGACAGCCAGAACACCAGCGGCGCCCAGATATCCGAGGCTACCGGGAACATCGGCAGGGAAAAGCGCAAAAAGCCGTAGCCGCCCATCTTCAGCAGGATCGCGGCCAGCACCACGGACCCGGCGGTGGGCGCTTGGACGTGCGCATCGGGCAGCCAGGTATGCACCGGCCACATCGGCATCTTGACCGCGAAACTCGCGAAGAAGGCCAGCCACAGGAAGGTCTGCATGCCACCGACGATGGTCTTGCCGCCGATCACGATATCGCCCGCGCTGAACTGATGCTTCAGGAGCGTCGGGATGTCGGTGGTGCCCGCGTCGACATACATCGCCACCATGGCCACCAGCATCAGCACCGAGCCTAGGAAGGTGTAGAGAAAGAACTTGAAAGTGGCGTAGATGCGTTCCTTGCCGCCCCAGATGCCGATGATGAGGAACATCGGGATCAGGCCGCCCTCGAAGAACAGGTAAAACAGCACGAGGTCGAGCGCGGTGAAAACGCCGATCATCAGCGTTTCCAAGAGCAGGAACGCGATCATGTATTCCTTGACGCGATGGGTTACGGTCCAGCACGCGCCGATGGTCAGCGGCATCAGGAAGGTCGTCAGCATCACGAACAGGATCGAGATGCCATCCACGCCCATCTTGTATTTCAGGCCCAGAAGCCAGTCGCGTTCCTCGACGAACTGGAAGCCGGGGTTCGACGGATCGAAGCCGAAGAGCACGAAGAGCGAGATCAGGAAGGTCGCGGTGGTGGCGATCAGCGCCAGCCACTTGGCGTTCTTCTGTGCCGCCTCGTCCTCGCCCCGCAGGAACAGCCCCAAGATCAGGGCCGCGATCAGCGGTGTGAAGGTGATGATGGAAAGGAGGTTGTCCATTTACCGCGCCCCCCCGGCCAGCATCATCCAGGTGATCAGGATCGCGATCCCGATCACCATGGCGAAGGCGTAGTGGTAGAGATACCCCGATTGCAGCCGCTGCGCGGCGCGGGTGAAGAACGGCACGATGCCCATCGAAACCCCGTTCACCGCACCGTCGATCACGCCACCGTCGCCCCCTTTCCAGAGCGCCCGGCCAATATTCTTGGCCGGGTTGACGAAGATCGCGTCATAGAGCTCGTCGAAATACCACTTGTTGAGCAGGAACAGGTACAGCGGCCGGAAGGTCCGCGCCGCCCGACCCGGAAGGTCCGGCGAGTTAATGTAGAACAGCCAGGCAAGCCCCAGTCCGAAGAGCATCGCCATGAAGGGCGAGACCTTGACCCAGGTGGGCGCGTGGTGCGCGTCGTCCATCACGTGGTTGTCGGGCGCCATGTAGAGCGCACCCTCG
This genomic window from Rhodovulum sp. ES.010 contains:
- the nuoN gene encoding NADH-quinone oxidoreductase subunit NuoN codes for the protein MITTDLTVVLPELALAVYAMLALLVGVYTVKDRAAPLLVWVTAGLFFALAAWTGVTAGEARAAFGGAIVDDGFARFAKVIILVSAGAVLLMSVEHMQRSRSLLFEFPILVTLAVIGMMLMVSAHDLMTLYMGLELQSLALYVVASLRRDSLRSTEAGLKYFILGALSSGLLLYGASLTYGYAGTTLFSGILSTLNEGDMPIGLLIGLVFMITGLAFKVSAVPFHMWTPDVYEGAPTPVTAFFSAAPKMAAMGLFARILHDAFGAVPGDWGQVVAVLSLLSMALGAVAAIGQRNIKRLMAYSSIAHMGYALMGLAAGTALGVQAMLIYMAIYVTMSVGTFAFILSMQKDGQPVTDIRSLNMLSATEPLKALAMLVLLFSLAGVPPLVGFFGKFYVVRAAVDAGLIWLAVAGVIASVVGAFYYLRIVFYMYFGEEGDPRLDSRMPPVLWGVLMISAFAMVAGVVNLFGVEGLALSAAETLVN
- a CDS encoding gamma-glutamyl-gamma-aminobutyrate hydrolase family protein, coding for MTRPRVGIIGNQYLINDQYPAHAGGTMNAEAVAEVAGAMPLLIPADPRFVTVPELLDSFDGFLFTGGRPNVHPEEYGEAATEAHGAFDRARDAIALPLIRALVDRGQPFFAICRGFQEVNVAMGGTLHPEIRDLPGRLNHRMLPDGTLEEKFALRHKVTLTEGGVFHRILGATEVMTNTLHGQGIKTPGHRVVIEGLAPDGTPEAIRIEDAPGFALSVQWHPEYKAACDPVSRPLFEAFGRAVAAWAGGERAAVLRTA
- a CDS encoding NADH-quinone oxidoreductase subunit M; translation: MDNLLSIITFTPLIAALILGLFLRGEDEAAQKNAKWLALIATTATFLISLFVLFGFDPSNPGFQFVEERDWLLGLKYKMGVDGISILFVMLTTFLMPLTIGACWTVTHRVKEYMIAFLLLETLMIGVFTALDLVLFYLFFEGGLIPMFLIIGIWGGKERIYATFKFFLYTFLGSVLMLVAMVAMYVDAGTTDIPTLLKHQFSAGDIVIGGKTIVGGMQTFLWLAFFASFAVKMPMWPVHTWLPDAHVQAPTAGSVVLAAILLKMGGYGFLRFSLPMFPVASDIWAPLVFWLSAIAIVYTSLVALAQNDMKKLIAYSSVAHMGFVTMGIFAANQQGVDGAIFQMISHGFISGALFLCVGVIYDRMHTREIDAYGGLVNRMPVYAFVFMLFTLANVGLPGTSGFVGEFLTLAGVFQVNTWVAAVACTGVILSAGYALWLYRRVVFGDLIKESLRAIKDMNLRERAIFAPLVAMTLLLGVYPALVTDIIGPSVEALLSNYQTALIEAEAATRLAQN
- a CDS encoding ribonuclease J, whose amino-acid sequence is MSGKERLIYLPLGGAGEIGMNAYVYGYGAPGKERLILVDIGVTFPDMDTTPGVDLIYADIAWLEERRDRLEAIFITHAHEDHVGALGLAWGRLGAPVYARPFTANHAARKMEERGQDPEQVTVVDRWPYRVEAGPFEVAFLPVSHSIPESSSMVIDCPAGRIVHTGDFKLDLTPLVGEPFDRALWAEVAKPGIKVLTCDSTNVFSPHPGRSEATLGPAIRQLVERAPAMVVATTFASNIARVRTLAEAGRDAGRSVCLMGRAMRRMIEAGVESGVLTDFPTTISPEQAADIPRENLMLIVTGSQGERRAASAQLSRGKYMGLDLKEGDLFLFSSKTIPGNERDVLRIVNAFSEMGVDVVDDSADLYHVSGHANRPDLSQIHQLMKPEVVVPMHGEHRHLREHVKLAEENGLPAVLAPNGTMLDLTGKTPKVAEHVEAGRTYLDGKAQIGALDGVVRDRIRMALNGHLTVSVMLDEDDEPLGEPWVDLMGLPETVPGGAALSELLEQALDRFLSRADDKVLTDDDLLEKDLRIIARRTAENEIGKRPEVKVVISRLA
- a CDS encoding biotin--[acetyl-CoA-carboxylase] ligase; this translates as MSIEAAAGQGGWHWPAGHDLILLDETDSTMAEARRRGPLARPTWIAARRQTAAVGRRGRTWAAPEGNLSATLVMDPGCGPAQAALYSFVASYALYATLTAYVLNRDAVTLKWPNDVLLKGGKLAGILLEADGAGGPVARLAIGIGVNLNTAPTHVALEPGAPRPATLAEVTGEPVDPLEFLAFLAEHLAHQGAFFRAHGFGPLRAAWLERAARRGRTITARTSNEQIAGTFVTVDEDGQLVLETSDGPRAIAAADVFF
- a CDS encoding type III pantothenate kinase; this translates as MLLCIDCGNTNTVFSIWDGARFLCTLRTATEHTRTADQYFTWFSTLIAHHRIEAEITDVIISSTVPRVVFNLRVFADRYFGARPLVVGKPECLLPRPPRVDAGTNVGPDRLVNAAGAHNRHGGDLIVVDFGTATTFDVVAHDGAYVGGVIAPGVNLSLEALHMSAAALPHVDVTKPQAVIGTNTVACMQSGVFWGYVGLVREICTRIRGEYDAPMRIVGTGGLAPLFAQGDVLFDTVEDDLTMHGLTVIHAYNKANGAA
- the kynU gene encoding kynureninase; this encodes MIDFTATRALFHIPKGVIYLDGNSLGPLPKAAEARIAKTVRDEWGQMLIGGWNDASWMAQPARLGNRLGCLIGAEPGCVTVGDTLSLKVYQALAAALEMRPDRRVILSDTGNFPTDLYMAEGLIDTLGRGHQLVTAPPEEVETHLGPDVAVLMLTEVDYRTGRRHDMARLTRAAHEAGALTLWDLAHSAGALPVDLAGAGADFAAGCTYKYLNAGPGAPAFLYVAPRHAATARPALSGWLGHAAPFAFEQSYRPGEGIARMRVGTPPVLQMAALEAALDIWEGVDMAALRARSVALSERFIAEVEARCPDLNLVSPRAPSLRGSQVSFRFAEGYAAMQALIARGVIGDFRAPDIMRFGIAPLYIGEAEIVRAAEILGEVMENRLWDAPAYRVRAAVT
- a CDS encoding DUF2256 domain-containing protein, whose protein sequence is MRRKADLPTKTCASCGRPFAWRRKWAKDWDSVRFCSVRCRRGRLHGTAPSPASKSPIS
- a CDS encoding BLUF domain-containing protein, whose product is MELHFVLYRSAARKPLDEKTVVDILAQSVRNNPKEGLTGFLHVDRGCFLQYLEGPSGPLTRMVARIQRDRRHKGFMILARGTIDERFFPDWEMGQISDENLPSDGILADRSWLQPRPDIDPLPLIRAFAAHAGQRDNLEIGEID
- a CDS encoding GNAT family N-acetyltransferase, which encodes MHQGTSGAYGPEERAAWAPSPDPVPGWEQRLLAATTILAEARGRLFGFMTLAPDGHLEFAYVAPSHMGRGVGSALHAAVLDAGRDAGLDMLTTEASLVARPFLARRGWCETGRQSVIRNGVALTNFRMERTVGAGLASQGRPASD